Below is a genomic region from Isosphaeraceae bacterium EP7.
GAAGCCGGCGACAAGGTAGTGGTAGGCCAGGACGAACCGGGGCGAGGCCGAGGAGGCATCCTGCTTGGTGACGGCCTCAAGGGCCCTGAGCTGCTTGGTGTAGACGTCGACGTCGGGATAGAGGCCGATCAACGTCGTCCAGTCCCAGCCGGGCCCCACGGCCAGGACGGCGTAGAGGGTGCTTGCCGCCTGCTCATACTGGCCCAGGGCGAAGAGGACCAGGGCGCGGAACTCGTGCATGGTCGGGTCGTTGGGCATCTTGGCCAGGGCCTGGTCGGTCTGGGCCAGGGCCTGGGAATAATCCCCATCGTAGAACGACTGCCGGGCGGCGTCGAACGTCTGCAAGCTCGGGTCGCTGACGGTCGAGTCGGGCGGCGGGCCGCTGGCGTCGATCGGCTGGCTGTAGTCGAAGGAGCTGATCGGCTGGACATTCTGATCCAGCGGCTGCTGCACCACGACGGTCGGCGCCGTCACGACGTAGGGGTTCGCATAGCTGGAATAGCCCCACGAGTAGTAGGGGCTGCCCAGCCCCCAGGCGAGCAGGCCGCCGGTGGCCAACCCCACGCCGAATCCGCCGAGGCCGTAACCCCAGTTGTTGCCGCGCCAGTAGCCGTTGTACCAGTTGTTGTGGTATCCGCCGTAGGCGCCGCCAGGGTAGCCCCATCTGCCGATGTTGCCGTACCCATACCCGGGTCCGCCCGGACGATACCCGGGTCCGCCCGGACGATAGCCGGGGTATCCGGGACGATAGCCAGGCCCGCCAATGCGATTGACATTGCCCGCGCGATTGCCGCTGACGTTGGTGTTCCGATTGAAATTGTTGCTGTTATTGATTGTGACCGGCCGGTTGTTGACACCGACGTTCGTCCGGGTGTTGCCGCCGCCGCCGCCGATGTTCGTCCGGGTGTTGCCGCTGCCGATGTTTGCCCGGGTGTTGCCGCCGAGATTCGTCCCGGTAATGCCGCCGCCGATGTTTGTCCGGTTACCGCCGATGTTCTGGCGGTTGAACGAGTTCCCGCTATTCGTGGGCCGGAAGTTGTTGCCGCCGCTGATCGATCTCGGTGAGTTGAAAGACGGGGAGTGCGAGAACCCGCCCGAGGGGTGGTATCCGCCTCCTGAGAAGCCGCCACCGCGGTATCCTCCTCCCCCCCCCGAGAAGCCGCCGCCGCGATAACCTCCTCCGCCCCCCGAGAAGCCACCGCCGCGGAAACCACCCCCTCCGCCGCCCCCTCGCCCGCCTCGGGCCAGGACGGGCGAGGCATCGATCGTGAAGGCCAGCAGCGTCGCGATGACCGCCGCCCGCCTGAAGTAGTCGCGTCTCATGATCATCGCCCCGTGGTGGAGTTCGTGGGTGTTCGGTCGGAGGGCTGCTCGGGCCGGCTCAGCGAGGTTTCGGCGGGGTGCGGACCATCACGTATTCGGTCTCGGCGTCCAGGACCTCGCCGTCGAGCGTCCGGTCGGAAACCCTGACCTGAACCCGGTCCTTGCTCAGCATCTTCGTGGACCGCGTGGCGCCCGCGACGCCGCCGTCGACACGGACTCCGCTGGCCTTCTGGATCCAGGTCCCCTGGCCGTCGGACGACCAGGTCGACTCGCCGAATCCGCCTTCTTCGTCGAAGACCCACGAGCGGAACTGCTCGGCCGCGGGGTCCCAGCCGATGCGCTCGGTCCCCTTCAGGACGGGCTTGTCGCCGACCTGGATGGAGAAGGAACGGATCAGGAAATTCTCTCCCTCGGCCCAGGCGACATGCGTGCTGACCAGGGCGTCCTCGCTCTCGCTGACCCAGTCGCCGATCATCCAGGCGAGCTCTTCGAGCCGCTGGTGATGGTTGTCGACCGGCGCGGGGGTGTCGCGCACCTGGGCGTGCTTCCAGCCGCCGTCGGCCTTGGCGTAGAGGACGACGTAGCCGATGCGTTCGGGCTTTGCCCCGCCCTCGGCCGACTTGATGACGGCGATGCCCTCTTCCTGGGCTAGCTCGTCGGTCAGGAAGCTGATCGGCTTGGATTCCAGGGTGATGGTGTCGCCCGGGCTCTCCTCGAAGCCGGCGGCGAAGCGGTCGAGGATCGCGGGACGTCCTGAAGTGACGAGCCCATCCTCGTCCAAGATCTGGGCCCCTTCGGTGAAGGTGTCGGCCACGGCCTTGGCGTCGCCCGCGTTGAACGCCTTGACGAATGCCTCGTCGAGCGCCTTGATCGCGGCGCGGGCCTCGGGGTGGTCTTCCGCGGGCTTGACTGCCCCCGCCTCGGGAGCCTGGGCCCTCGCCATGGGCGCGAGGCCAAGTGCCAGGCAGGGCAGCGGGAGCAGCAGCACACGCAGCAGTGTCGAGGTTCGGGTCATGGTGCCAGTCCAGGGTCGGGTGAAGAAGATGACCGGAGGCCGGCGTTGCCTCGTCGAGTCGCCCCTTCTTGAACGTAGTTTGGCGCGTCGGAATAACCGCGACAAGGGACCTGCCCCGGCAACGCCGCCCGATCGACGCCCCATTCGTCTGGGCCGAGTCGACGGCGCTCTCCCTAGCATTTAGTACGCGATCCGGCCCACGTCCCCGCCAGGCCAATTTGCCGCCTCACGACTCGCCGAGCGTGACCTCGACGTCCGTCGGCTGGCCGTCGCGCACCACGCTCACGCGCACCGAGGCGCCCGGGCTGTGGGCCTCGACCTCGGTCAGCAGCTCGTCGACGGTGCGGACCGGCTTGCCGTCGATGGCCGTGATCAGGTCGGCCGCATCGCGGTCGAGCTGCCGGACCAGGCCGAACCGGGTGCGCGTCACCCTGACGCCGATCGGCCGCAGACCCGCCAGCGCGGCGGGCCCGCCCTCGGCAAGGTCCACGATGAGCAGGCCGCCCGGCTCGCGCAGCACGCGCGTCAGGCCCAGGTCGGCGCGGATGACCCGCCCGCGTTCGATGAGGGGCTTCAGGATGCGCGAGATCGAGTTGATCGGCACCGCGAACCCGATTCCCGCTGACTGCCCGACCTGGCTGAGGATCGCCGTGTTCATGCCGATGACCTGCCCGCGCGTGTTCAGCAGCGGGCCCCCCGAGTTGCCGGGGTTGATTGCAGCGTCGGTCTGGATGATCCCCCGGATGGTGCGCCCGTTCTTCGCCTTCAGGGATCGGTCGAGGCTGCTGATGATCCCCGTCGTCAAGGTCCGCTCGAGCCCGAACGGGTTGCCCAACGCCAGCACCTTCTGGCCGACCTGCAGCGACGACGAGTCCCCGAGGGCGACCGGGCTCAGCCGCTCGGCCGGGACGTTCACCCGCACGATCGCCACGTCGTTGGAGGCGTCCTGCCCCACCAACTCGGCCTCCTGGGTCGACCCGTCGGAAAGCGTGACCTGGATGCTCTCCGCCCCCTCGACGACGTGCGAATTCGTCAGGATGTGGCCCGACGTGTCGATGACGAAGCCCGACCCCGTCCCGCTCGACGTCTCGTCGCCGAACAGGCCTTCGGCCGACGCCGCCGTGGTGATATTGACCACGGCACGATTGACCGTCGCATACACATGAATGTTCACCCGTTCCTCGGCATCGAGCAGGGCCAGGACCTCGGCGCTCGGCGGCGTCGGCGGAGCGGGGATGACCGCGGGGAGTTGCATCGGCGCAGGCAGGGGGATCGCCGCCTGCGGCGCTCCCGCCCGTTCAGGCCGCTCGTGGCCCAGCCAGGCCATCACAAGGGCGAGCGTCACCAGGGCCGTCAGGGTATGTCCCACCATCGTCCGACCAGCCGCCATCGCCGCCATCCTCCGGGTGTCTTGCCGCCCGCATGCCCGTCGGGGCGGGCTCTCCTAAAAGTGATACACCGGGCGTCGCACGCCTTACAATCCCGCGCGTGCGGGGCGCTGGACTCGACCTATCGTCCGTGTGAGAATGCGGCCTTGGCGCGGGCCTCGCGGGTGCGCCAGGCCGCCCCGTGCGAGGGGCACGGCCCGCCCTGCCCTCGCTCCACTCGCCCGCACTCATCCGTCTCGACCCCGAAGGAGTCGTCGCCATGCCGCACCGCGTCCTGACACGCCTGGCGCCGGCCGCCGCGCTCGCGTTTGCGCTGGGGGCCTCGGCCGCGTCGGCCCAGGTCTCGCCCGCCGAGAGCGCCAAGATGCTGAAGCCCGCCAAGGGGCTGGAGGCCACGCTCTGGGCGTCAGAGCCGATGGTGCATAATCCGACGAACATGGACGTCGACTCACGCGGCAGGGTCTGGGTCACCGAGGGCCTGAACTATCGGCTCACGCGCGGCGGCAACAAGCGGTTCTCGCACGCCGAAGACGCCGATCGCATCAAGATCCTCGAAGACACCGACGGCGACGGCAAGGCCGACAAGGTCACCGTCTTCGCCGACAAGATCTTCCCGATCCCCATGGGCATCGCCGTCGAGGAGAAATTCGGGCTCGACGGCAAGTATCTCGGCGCCCGGGTCTACGTCGGCAACAGCCCCAACCTGATGGTCTTCGAGGACAACGACGGCGACGACAAGGCCGACAAGCGAGAGGCCCTGCTCACCGGCTTCGGCGGCGTCGACTCCGACCACGGCGTGCACGGCATGGCCCTGGGCATGGACGGCAAGCTCTACTTCACCCACGGCGACGGCTGCTGCTCGGTGCAGCCGGACAAGTCCGAGAAGCTCCAGAACTTCGACGTCCACGATAAGTCAGGTCGGCACGTCTCCTCAGTCGAGCTGGGCAACGCCTTGCGGGTGAACCGCGACGGCACCCAGTTCGAGATCCTGGCCGACCGGCTCAGGAACGACTACGAGGCGACCGTCGACGCCTCGGGCAACGTCTTCGTCAGCGACAACGACGACGACGGCAACCGGGGCAGCCGCGTCTGCTGGATCATGGACGGGGGAGCTTACGGTTATAAGACGCCCGGCAGCCCGAGGCACTGGGGCGAGGACGTCCCGGGCAACGTGCCCAAGCTAGCCGGGACCGGCAACGGCAGCCCCTGCGGCATCATGATCTATGAAGGCAGCCTGATGCCGGCGCCCTTCCGCGGCGCCCTGCTGGAGGCCGACGCCGGCACCCGCCAGATCAACTCATTCCCGCTGACCCGCCGCGACTCGACCTTCAGGACCGACGCGGGGGTCTTCCTCACCAGCGACGACCCCTGGTTCCGGCCCGTGGACATGGCCGCCGCGCCCGACGGGTCGGTGTTCGTCGCCGACTGGTACGACGCAGGGGTCGGCGGCCATGCCTTCCAGGACCAGACCACCGGCCGGATCTATCGGGTGGTCCCCGAAGGTTCCAAGCCCGCCGCCGTGACGCTCGATTTCGCCGGAATCGACGGGCTGATCGCCGCCCTGAAGTCGCCCGCGGTCGCCTCGCAGGACGCTGCCCGCCGCTCGCTGGTTGCCCGCGGCAAGGAGGCCCTGCCCGCCCTGAAGGCCCTCTTCGCCGGCGACTCGCCGGTGCACCGGGCCCGCGCCCTCTGGGCGATCCACCAGATCGAGGGCGACGCCGCGCCGCTGGCCGCCCTGAAGGACGGCGACCCCCGGATTCGCGAACAGGCCGTGCG
It encodes:
- a CDS encoding SgcJ/EcaC family oxidoreductase — translated: MTRTSTLLRVLLLPLPCLALGLAPMARAQAPEAGAVKPAEDHPEARAAIKALDEAFVKAFNAGDAKAVADTFTEGAQILDEDGLVTSGRPAILDRFAAGFEESPGDTITLESKPISFLTDELAQEEGIAVIKSAEGGAKPERIGYVVLYAKADGGWKHAQVRDTPAPVDNHHQRLEELAWMIGDWVSESEDALVSTHVAWAEGENFLIRSFSIQVGDKPVLKGTERIGWDPAAEQFRSWVFDEEGGFGESTWSSDGQGTWIQKASGVRVDGGVAGATRSTKMLSKDRVQVRVSDRTLDGEVLDAETEYVMVRTPPKPR
- a CDS encoding trypsin-like peptidase domain-containing protein, translated to MAAGRTMVGHTLTALVTLALVMAWLGHERPERAGAPQAAIPLPAPMQLPAVIPAPPTPPSAEVLALLDAEERVNIHVYATVNRAVVNITTAASAEGLFGDETSSGTGSGFVIDTSGHILTNSHVVEGAESIQVTLSDGSTQEAELVGQDASNDVAIVRVNVPAERLSPVALGDSSSLQVGQKVLALGNPFGLERTLTTGIISSLDRSLKAKNGRTIRGIIQTDAAINPGNSGGPLLNTRGQVIGMNTAILSQVGQSAGIGFAVPINSISRILKPLIERGRVIRADLGLTRVLREPGGLLIVDLAEGGPAALAGLRPIGVRVTRTRFGLVRQLDRDAADLITAIDGKPVRTVDELLTEVEAHSPGASVRVSVVRDGQPTDVEVTLGES